ACATGATAAATGTAGCAATTCAGCCGGCGTTGCTCAAGGGATGAGAGCCATCACCAATCGGAGAGCGACGAAACGTGGACGGAACGTCTTATCATTCCGATTCGAGTGGATCGGTTGAAAAAAGATTTTCCGACTCCGCCGCGGCTACTCCAGGTCGTATTTCTTCATTTTTTCGTAAAGGGTCGAAAGAGCGATGTCGAGCTTCGCGGCGGCCTCCTTGCGCGTGGCGCACTCGGCCAGGGCGCGCCGGATCATCGTCTTTTCCGTTTCTTCGAGGGTCCAAACGCCCTGGGCCGGCCAGGCAGGCGCGGCGACGCCGGGCAGGGTCAGATCGCCGGCGGCGATCGTCGCCCGTTCCCCGCACAGGATCATGCCGCGGGCGAGCACGTTGGCGAGTTCGCGCACGTTGCCCGGCCAGTCGTAAGCCTGTAGTGCAGCCAGCGCCTCGGGCGACAACCCCGGCGCGGCGCGACGCAGGCGACCGGCTTCGCGCTCCAGCAAATGCGCGGCGAGCGGCGGGATGTCCTCGCGGCGTTCGCGCAGCGGCGGCAGGGTAAGCGGGATCATCTCCAGCCGGTAGAACAAATCCTCGCGGAAGCGGCCGGCGGCAACGTCGGCCCGCAGGTCGCGGTGGGTGGCCGCCAGCACGCGCACGTTGACGGTGATGTTCCGGTTCGCGCCGACGCGGCGGACCTCGCGTTCCTCCAGCACCCGCAGCAGGTGCGGCTGCAATTCGAGGGGCAGTTCGCCGATCTCGTCGAGAAACACCGTGCCGCCGTGGGCCAGCTCGAAGACGCCGGCGCGGTCGGCGGTCGCGCCGGTGAACGCGCCGCGCGCGTGGCCGAACAATTCGCTCGCCACCAGTTCGCGCACCATCGAGCCGCAATTGACGGCGATGAACGGGCCGTTGGCGCGCGGGCCGCGGTTGTGCAGGGCGCGGGCGACCAGTTCCTTGCCGCTGCCGGTCGGCCCCTGGATCAGCACCGTGGCGTCGGTCGGCGCGAGGCGTTCGATCAGGCCGTACAACCGGCGCATGGCGGGGCTGCCGCCGACGAGGCCGGCGTAGGATTGCGTTGCGACGGGCGCGATCGCTTCGCGGTTTTCCGCTTCCCGCAGTTCCAGTTCGGTCTTGCCCATCCGCAGGCGTTTGCCGAAGGGCCAGACGGCCTGCGACACGCGAACGCCGTCGAGGAACAGGCCGTTGCGGCTGTCGAGATCGGTGACGATCCAGCCGCCCGGGGTCCACTGCAGGCGCGCGTGGCCGCCGGAGACGTAACTGTCGGTCAGCACGATGTCGCAACCGCCGCCGGAGCCGAGGCGGATTTCCATTTGTTCCAGGTCGATTTCACGGGGCGCGTCCGGTCCGGCGACGACGGCCAGGACGGCGGAGGTGACATTCAGCGTCTGGGTTTCGCCGTCGTACCGCAACCACTTGGTGCGTTCGGCGGCGGCGGGCGGGGCGGCCTGGTCGGCCGGCGTGGGGCGCAGGGTGAAGCGGCCGAAAGGAACGACGGCCGGCGGCTCGATTTCCTCGGTTTTACCGTCCGCGGAAGTAAAGAAAGCGGTGCGCCGCGCCGGTTCGATCCGGACGGTTTCGGTCACGCCGGGC
This DNA window, taken from Myxococcales bacterium, encodes the following:
- a CDS encoding sigma 54-dependent Fis family transcriptional regulator; protein product: MWFLEILENGQTLLRLKLPAAGLRLGGGPQADLQLPGVTETVRIEPARRTAFFTSADGKTEEIEPPAVVPFGRFTLRPTPADQAAPPAAAERTKWLRYDGETQTLNVTSAVLAVVAGPDAPREIDLEQMEIRLGSGGGCDIVLTDSYVSGGHARLQWTPGGWIVTDLDSRNGLFLDGVRVSQAVWPFGKRLRMGKTELELREAENREAIAPVATQSYAGLVGGSPAMRRLYGLIERLAPTDATVLIQGPTGSGKELVARALHNRGPRANGPFIAVNCGSMVRELVASELFGHARGAFTGATADRAGVFELAHGGTVFLDEIGELPLELQPHLLRVLEEREVRRVGANRNITVNVRVLAATHRDLRADVAAGRFREDLFYRLEMIPLTLPPLRERREDIPPLAAHLLEREAGRLRRAAPGLSPEALAALQAYDWPGNVRELANVLARGMILCGERATIAAGDLTLPGVAAPAWPAQGVWTLEETEKTMIRRALAECATRKEAAAKLDIALSTLYEKMKKYDLE